Proteins from a single region of Pseudomonas sp. BSw22131:
- the mntP gene encoding manganese efflux pump MntP, producing the protein MNPISLIFLALAMSTDAFAAAIGKGSALHKPRFIEALRTGLIFGVIEAITPIIGWVIGQAATQFVESWDHWIAFTLLLILGLHMIYNGLKDEDEHEEKQSQHSFMVLAVTAFATSIDALAVGVGLAFVDVNIFVAAAAIGVATMTMVTIGVMLGRVLGTVVGKRAEIIGGVVLMLVGATILYEHLSA; encoded by the coding sequence GTGAATCCCATTTCCCTGATTTTTCTCGCCCTTGCCATGTCAACGGACGCATTCGCGGCCGCCATCGGTAAAGGTTCCGCGCTGCACAAACCCCGTTTTATCGAAGCCCTGCGCACTGGCCTCATCTTTGGTGTGATCGAAGCCATCACGCCGATCATTGGCTGGGTGATTGGTCAGGCTGCCACGCAGTTTGTCGAAAGCTGGGATCACTGGATCGCCTTCACGCTGCTGCTGATTCTCGGCTTGCACATGATCTACAACGGGCTGAAAGACGAAGACGAGCACGAAGAGAAGCAGAGCCAGCACTCGTTCATGGTCCTTGCGGTCACCGCTTTTGCTACCAGCATCGATGCGCTGGCGGTCGGCGTTGGGCTTGCGTTTGTTGACGTGAACATCTTTGTCGCAGCGGCGGCCATTGGTGTGGCGACCATGACCATGGTGACAATCGGGGTGATGTTGGGCCGAGTGCTCGGGACCGTGGTGGGCAAGCGAGCTGAAATCATCGGCGGCGTGGTGTTGATGCTGGTCGGCGCAACGATCCTCTACGAGCATTTGTCGGCCTGA
- a CDS encoding DinB family protein yields the protein MSSHLLRSTMLIETLPQHREQAMNYFLAQAFNNLWANHRLLSACEALSETEYKAPRPSFFPSIQCTLCHILDVDDYYLAALSEDLAGQDQPSCPGRTFLELAAQQRTTDRLLVALCREVTGEAAARPVRLDRADGLFIERVDRVLLHLFQHQIHHRGQVHGMLSETSVAPPQLDEFFLRADARLREEEMRVLGLDETDVWR from the coding sequence ATGTCCTCTCACCTCTTGCGCTCGACTATGCTGATCGAAACGCTGCCCCAGCACAGAGAACAGGCCATGAACTACTTCCTCGCACAAGCCTTCAACAATCTCTGGGCCAATCATCGTTTGCTGAGCGCCTGTGAAGCGCTGAGCGAAACTGAGTACAAGGCGCCCAGACCCAGCTTTTTTCCGTCGATCCAGTGCACGTTGTGCCACATCCTGGATGTCGACGATTACTACCTGGCTGCGCTTTCAGAGGACCTTGCCGGACAGGATCAGCCCTCATGCCCTGGCAGGACGTTTCTGGAACTGGCAGCGCAACAGCGCACCACCGACCGACTGCTGGTGGCCCTGTGCAGAGAGGTAACGGGCGAAGCCGCCGCGCGGCCGGTCAGACTGGACCGCGCGGACGGCTTGTTCATTGAGCGTGTCGACCGCGTGTTGTTGCACCTGTTCCAGCACCAGATCCACCATCGTGGGCAGGTCCACGGCATGCTCTCCGAGACCAGCGTAGCCCCGCCGCAGCTCGATGAGTTTTTTCTTCGGGCCGATGCGCGATTGCGCGAAGAGGAGATGCGCGTACTGGGCCTTGATGAAACTGACGTGTGGCGATAA
- a CDS encoding ABC transporter ATP-binding protein has product MISTATAVSSDSVLIDIKDLVRADARRDAMLLHAVDFQLCDGDRVAITGPSGSGKSVLLRALALLDAPDSGELLWQGQRVTSARVPQYRRRVCYVAQRPAMIDGTVEDNLRLPYGLKVFAGERFSKQAAIELLAAAGKPAGFLEQSSADLSGGEAQLVALIRMLQTDPQVMLLDEPTAALDPASSRAVEHLVQSWFDRQPASARAYVWVSHDEEQAQRMSNRRLTMEAGTLAGLATS; this is encoded by the coding sequence ATGATTAGCACTGCGACGGCTGTTTCCTCAGACAGCGTTTTAATAGACATCAAAGACCTTGTGCGCGCGGACGCTCGTCGCGATGCAATGCTGCTCCATGCGGTGGATTTTCAGTTGTGCGACGGGGACCGCGTTGCGATTACCGGCCCTTCCGGCTCTGGAAAAAGCGTATTGCTGCGCGCGTTGGCGCTGCTCGATGCGCCTGATTCGGGTGAGCTGCTCTGGCAGGGTCAGCGGGTCACAAGCGCCCGCGTGCCACAGTATCGACGCCGTGTGTGTTACGTGGCGCAGCGGCCGGCGATGATCGACGGCACGGTGGAAGACAACTTGCGCCTGCCTTACGGCCTCAAGGTGTTCGCCGGCGAGCGGTTCAGCAAACAGGCCGCCATCGAGTTGCTGGCGGCCGCTGGAAAGCCTGCCGGATTTCTGGAGCAGTCGAGCGCGGATTTATCTGGCGGCGAAGCCCAGTTGGTCGCCCTGATCAGGATGCTGCAGACGGACCCGCAGGTCATGTTGCTCGATGAGCCAACGGCCGCACTGGACCCTGCTTCATCGCGTGCGGTCGAGCATCTGGTGCAAAGCTGGTTTGACCGGCAGCCCGCATCAGCGCGGGCCTACGTCTGGGTGTCGCATGACGAGGAGCAGGCGCAACGCATGAGCAACCGGCGTCTGACCATGGAGGCCGGCACGCTCGCCGGGCTCGCCACCTCATGA
- a CDS encoding ABC transporter permease, producing MNYQNLTALDMAIAASLILINGALSLLLRLGLERQLIWASVRTVVQLLAIGYVLGWVFEFAYWYVVLPLMCLMTLIAGTSAAGRGKRTYAGQRLDSIASVWISSWLVTAVGLFAVIRIHPWYEPQYAIPILGMILGNTLTGVSLGMERMTQELTSGRGTLEMILASGGTRWEAAQQAARQAVRAGMMPTLNQMTVVGIVSLPGMMTGQVLAGENPQDAVRYQIVIMFLIAAASALGTVGAVLLTYRRLFSADHRFLLFKLKSRA from the coding sequence ATGAATTACCAAAACCTTACCGCCCTGGACATGGCCATCGCCGCCAGCCTGATCCTCATCAATGGCGCACTGTCGCTGCTGCTCAGGCTCGGCCTCGAACGCCAGCTCATCTGGGCTTCGGTCCGGACGGTGGTGCAATTGCTGGCTATTGGTTACGTGTTGGGCTGGGTGTTCGAGTTCGCTTACTGGTATGTGGTCTTGCCACTGATGTGCCTGATGACGCTGATCGCCGGAACCTCGGCGGCAGGACGCGGCAAGCGCACCTATGCCGGGCAGCGTCTGGACAGCATCGCTTCGGTGTGGATCAGCTCGTGGCTGGTGACAGCGGTCGGGTTGTTTGCGGTGATTCGCATCCATCCCTGGTACGAGCCGCAGTATGCGATCCCGATTCTGGGCATGATTCTGGGCAATACGCTGACCGGCGTGTCGCTGGGCATGGAGCGCATGACGCAGGAGTTGACCAGCGGGCGCGGCACCCTTGAAATGATTCTGGCGTCGGGCGGCACACGATGGGAAGCCGCGCAGCAGGCGGCACGGCAAGCAGTCAGGGCCGGCATGATGCCCACGCTCAACCAGATGACGGTGGTGGGTATCGTCAGCTTGCCGGGGATGATGACCGGTCAGGTGCTGGCCGGCGAGAACCCGCAGGACGCGGTGCGCTACCAGATCGTGATCATGTTTCTGATCGCTGCCGCCTCTGCGCTGGGCACGGTGGGCGCGGTGTTGTTGACCTACCGACGCCTGTTCTCGGCGGACCATCGGTTTTTACTGTTCAAGCTGAAATCTCGGGCCTGA
- a CDS encoding response regulator transcription factor: MRTALCIEDDTDTAQEIASELSRGGFQVECVNDGSRGLERALQSQFDVITLDRMLPGIDGLAVVTGLREAGNRTPVLMISALSDVDDRIRGLRAGGDDYLVKPFVSEEMTTRVEVLLRRNAPLESRETWLRIDDLQLDLLQRTVACNDQQAALPATEFRLLEFLMRNAGKVVTRPLIFESVWGYHFDPGTKLIDVHLTRLRRRLESLGCEMTITTLRGSGFRLGRPDAA, from the coding sequence ATGCGTACAGCACTTTGCATAGAAGACGACACAGACACCGCTCAAGAGATTGCCTCGGAGCTCAGTCGCGGCGGGTTCCAGGTGGAGTGTGTCAATGATGGTTCACGAGGGCTTGAAAGGGCGTTGCAGTCACAGTTCGACGTCATCACGCTGGACCGGATGCTGCCGGGGATCGACGGTCTGGCCGTGGTCACCGGCCTGCGTGAAGCAGGCAATCGCACGCCTGTATTGATGATCAGCGCTCTTAGCGATGTGGACGACCGCATTCGCGGACTGCGTGCCGGGGGTGATGATTACCTCGTAAAGCCGTTCGTGTCGGAAGAAATGACCACCCGGGTCGAGGTGCTGTTGCGCCGCAATGCCCCCCTCGAAAGCAGGGAAACCTGGCTTCGCATCGACGACCTGCAACTGGATTTGTTGCAGCGCACAGTGGCGTGCAACGATCAACAGGCTGCGCTGCCGGCCACCGAGTTTCGCCTCCTGGAGTTTCTGATGCGCAACGCGGGCAAGGTGGTAACGCGGCCGCTGATTTTCGAGTCGGTCTGGGGTTATCACTTCGATCCTGGCACCAAGCTCATCGATGTTCACCTGACGCGCTTGCGGCGCCGGCTCGAAAGCCTGGGCTGCGAGATGACGATCACTACGCTGCGCGGGTCGGGGTTCAGGCTCGGGCGCCCCGATGCTGCATGA
- a CDS encoding ATP-binding protein — MLHERKAIPRLRRTTTFRLSVIYSAALLLGVVALVSLIYWQISTYLTRQADGNLQGQMRSLLYLSPDQLPAEMDRLAIGDLRNVYYYGLFSASGQHLGGEVQTLPKGLPLNGKSYEWQAPGFQQGARALGQRLAQGQILFVGFDTKTLSHLRRILLHALLLSATLIVLGGLAVGTFLGYRPLRRVAKLQVVSQRIAGGDLSQRLPLSRRGDELDMLSSLVNQMMEEVERLLDNVKSVGDNVAHDLRTPLNTLRMQLHRTLEQWGHASSEKQQARLEKALTATDVLLRRFRALQRIAEIDSQARRAGMTLFSTGDLLREMFEDYEGVAQEAGIDLQLSQASVAPLLGDREMLAEALMNILDNALKFTPSGGCVVLRLLNDDRGTRIEVQDSGPGIAQNEREDVMQKSYRGEQGQGVTGGGLGLAIVAAVARTHRYDLRLEDAAPGLRVVLVMVAGGGDSYR; from the coding sequence ATGCTGCATGAACGCAAAGCTATTCCGCGTCTGCGTCGCACCACTACATTTCGATTGTCGGTGATCTACTCCGCAGCGCTGCTCTTGGGCGTGGTGGCGCTGGTCAGCCTGATCTACTGGCAGATTTCCACGTACCTGACGCGCCAGGCGGACGGCAATCTGCAAGGCCAGATGCGCTCGTTGTTGTACCTGAGCCCGGACCAGCTGCCTGCCGAGATGGACCGCCTGGCGATTGGCGACCTCCGCAACGTCTATTACTACGGCCTGTTCAGCGCCAGCGGTCAGCATCTTGGGGGCGAAGTGCAGACGTTGCCCAAAGGCCTGCCGCTTAACGGCAAGTCCTACGAATGGCAAGCGCCGGGGTTCCAGCAAGGCGCCCGTGCGTTGGGGCAACGTCTGGCCCAGGGGCAGATTCTGTTCGTAGGCTTTGATACCAAGACCCTGAGCCATTTGCGGCGCATCCTGCTGCACGCACTGTTGCTCAGTGCGACGCTGATCGTGCTGGGCGGTCTGGCGGTGGGCACTTTTCTCGGCTACAGGCCGTTGCGCCGCGTCGCGAAGTTGCAGGTGGTCAGCCAGAGGATTGCCGGGGGCGATCTGTCGCAGCGTCTGCCGTTGTCCAGGCGCGGTGATGAGCTGGATATGCTGTCGTCGCTGGTCAACCAGATGATGGAGGAGGTCGAGCGGCTGCTTGATAACGTCAAAAGTGTTGGCGATAACGTCGCTCACGATCTGCGCACACCGTTGAATACCCTGCGCATGCAGCTGCACCGAACGCTGGAGCAGTGGGGGCACGCGTCTTCGGAGAAACAACAGGCGCGGCTCGAGAAAGCCCTGACGGCCACTGATGTGTTGCTGCGCAGGTTTCGTGCGTTGCAGCGCATTGCCGAGATCGACAGCCAGGCTCGACGCGCGGGCATGACCTTGTTTTCAACGGGTGATTTGCTGCGCGAGATGTTCGAGGACTATGAGGGCGTCGCGCAGGAAGCCGGCATTGATCTTCAGTTGTCTCAAGCGTCCGTGGCGCCGCTGTTGGGCGACCGAGAAATGCTCGCCGAGGCGCTGATGAATATCCTCGACAACGCGCTGAAGTTCACGCCGTCCGGGGGTTGCGTGGTGTTGCGGTTGTTGAACGATGATCGCGGAACACGAATCGAGGTGCAGGATAGCGGCCCAGGCATCGCTCAAAACGAGCGTGAAGACGTGATGCAGAAGTCCTACAGGGGCGAGCAGGGGCAGGGTGTTACAGGCGGGGGACTGGGGCTGGCAATTGTGGCTGCGGTGGCGCGCACTCATCGCTATGACTTACGTCTGGAAGACGCCGCGCCCGGTTTGCGGGTGGTGTTGGTGATGGTTGCCGGTGGTGGTGACTCTTACCGTTAA
- a CDS encoding OprD family porin yields MNVKHWSAIALAVSSAASQMALAETVSNQADAKGFIKDASATALLRNYYFNRDSKSGGVDSRDWTQGIQTNFSSGFTQGTVGFGVDAYANGGLKLDGQHQYAGTGNLPTDNHGNPEDSYGSIGGDVKVRISKTQLKYGNMQPTAPVFGVGGSRLLPQTATGFNLNSSEFDGLDLEAGRYTSADSGLTSNHSHDIFATYANVTADSATFAGGKYTISPNWTATLYGSEFEDVWRQYYANTNYTLPLTDDQSLNFDFNLYRTLDEGQAKAGSINNTTYSAAVAYSFLAAHTVTLSFQKVDGDTPFDYVGTGDNGGGEGGDSIFLNNSVQWSDFNAPNERSLGIRYDLNMATYGVPGLSFMARYLNGSNIDGTHTPANSAYADVYGEDGKHHETDLEAKYVVQQGPAKDLSFRIRQAFHTANADQGEGDLSEFRLIVDYPITLM; encoded by the coding sequence ATGAACGTAAAGCATTGGAGCGCCATTGCACTTGCCGTTTCGTCGGCAGCGTCGCAAATGGCATTGGCAGAAACTGTCAGCAATCAGGCCGATGCCAAAGGATTTATCAAAGACGCCAGCGCCACTGCATTATTGCGCAACTATTACTTCAATCGGGACAGCAAAAGTGGCGGCGTCGATAGCCGCGACTGGACCCAGGGCATTCAAACCAACTTCAGCTCAGGTTTCACTCAGGGCACGGTGGGCTTCGGTGTAGATGCCTACGCCAATGGCGGCCTGAAACTTGATGGTCAACACCAATACGCCGGCACCGGCAACTTGCCCACCGACAATCACGGTAATCCCGAGGACAGCTACGGTTCCATCGGCGGCGATGTCAAAGTGCGTATTTCCAAAACCCAGCTCAAGTACGGCAACATGCAGCCTACTGCGCCCGTCTTTGGAGTGGGCGGCAGCCGTCTGTTGCCACAGACAGCCACCGGCTTCAACCTCAACAGCAGCGAGTTCGACGGGCTTGATCTGGAAGCTGGCCGTTACACCAGTGCTGACAGCGGCCTGACCAGCAACCACAGCCATGACATCTTTGCGACCTATGCAAATGTGACGGCAGACAGTGCAACGTTCGCGGGCGGTAAGTACACAATCAGCCCCAACTGGACCGCAACCCTTTATGGATCGGAGTTCGAGGACGTGTGGCGCCAGTACTACGCCAACACCAACTACACCCTGCCGCTCACAGACGATCAGTCGCTGAACTTCGACTTCAACCTGTATCGCACCCTTGATGAAGGTCAGGCCAAAGCCGGCTCGATCAACAACACCACGTATTCGGCGGCAGTGGCGTACTCGTTCCTGGCGGCCCATACCGTGACGCTGTCGTTTCAGAAAGTCGACGGCGATACCCCGTTCGACTACGTCGGCACCGGCGATAACGGTGGCGGCGAAGGCGGCGACTCGATCTTCCTCAACAACTCGGTGCAGTGGTCGGACTTCAACGCTCCGAACGAGCGCTCGCTCGGCATACGTTATGACCTGAACATGGCGACCTACGGCGTACCGGGCCTGAGCTTCATGGCCCGTTACCTGAATGGTTCGAACATCGACGGCACGCATACTCCGGCCAACAGCGCCTATGCCGATGTGTACGGTGAAGATGGCAAACACCACGAGACCGATCTCGAGGCCAAGTACGTGGTGCAGCAAGGCCCGGCAAAAGACCTGTCGTTCCGTATCCGTCAGGCTTTCCACACCGCCAACGCCGATCAGGGTGAAGGCGATCTCAGTGAGTTCCGCCTGATCGTCGATTACCCGATCACGCTGATGTAA
- the mltA gene encoding murein transglycosylase A has protein sequence MIKPSLHWRRFAFCVAPLIALLAACDGGAPKPKPSEVTTYVSVAWDTLPTVSDQDLVAGYNSWFSACKRLAKDPVWGSTCAAAAQVPLEPLAIRDFLKNQLQVYSLRSSEHGANGLITGYYEPIYKGSEQRNDAHQVPIYGVPDDLIIVNLDSIYPELKGKRLRGRLDGRVLRPYDDAATIGEKGVNAPVLAWLGYPMDLQFLQIQGSGRVQLENGRQLRIAYADQNGHPYKPIGRWLVDQGQLKKDEVSMGKIRAWAVANPDKVPELLGSNPSYVFFTLRPDSDEGPRGSLNVPLTAGYSVAIDRKVIPLGSLLWLSSSRPDGTPLTRPVAAQDTGGAIAGEVRADMFWGTGDAAGDLAGNMKQQGQIWMLWPKGAALPNAEKPAKP, from the coding sequence GTGATAAAGCCAAGCCTGCACTGGCGCCGTTTTGCATTCTGCGTCGCCCCTCTGATTGCCCTGCTTGCTGCCTGCGACGGCGGTGCGCCCAAGCCCAAACCCTCTGAAGTCACCACCTATGTCAGTGTGGCGTGGGACACGCTGCCCACGGTCTCCGATCAAGACCTGGTGGCAGGCTACAACAGCTGGTTCTCGGCGTGCAAGCGTCTGGCCAAAGACCCCGTCTGGGGCAGCACCTGCGCTGCGGCTGCGCAGGTACCGCTGGAGCCGCTGGCTATCCGGGATTTCCTCAAGAACCAGTTGCAGGTCTACAGCCTGCGGTCATCCGAGCATGGCGCCAATGGCCTGATCACCGGCTACTACGAACCCATCTATAAAGGCAGCGAGCAGCGTAACGACGCGCACCAGGTGCCCATCTATGGCGTGCCGGACGACCTGATCATCGTCAATCTGGACAGCATCTATCCCGAACTCAAAGGCAAACGCTTGCGCGGTCGTCTCGATGGTCGTGTGCTGCGCCCTTACGATGATGCCGCCACCATTGGCGAGAAAGGCGTCAACGCGCCGGTATTGGCGTGGCTGGGCTACCCGATGGATTTGCAGTTCCTGCAGATTCAGGGTTCGGGGCGGGTTCAACTGGAGAACGGCCGGCAGTTGCGTATCGCCTACGCCGACCAGAACGGCCATCCCTATAAACCCATCGGCCGTTGGCTGGTCGATCAAGGCCAGTTGAAAAAAGACGAGGTCTCGATGGGCAAGATCCGCGCCTGGGCAGTCGCCAACCCGGACAAGGTGCCAGAACTGCTGGGTAGCAACCCGAGCTACGTGTTCTTTACCCTGCGCCCCGACAGCGATGAAGGCCCGCGCGGGTCGCTTAACGTGCCACTGACTGCGGGCTACAGCGTGGCTATCGACCGCAAGGTCATCCCGCTCGGCAGCCTGTTGTGGCTGTCTTCGTCACGCCCCGACGGCACGCCGCTCACGCGTCCGGTTGCCGCTCAGGACACCGGCGGCGCGATTGCCGGCGAAGTGCGTGCCGACATGTTCTGGGGCACTGGAGATGCCGCCGGCGACCTCGCTGGGAACATGAAGCAGCAAGGGCAGATCTGGATGCTCTGGCCAAAAGGCGCGGCCCTGCCCAATGCGGAAAAACCCGCAAAACCCTGA
- a CDS encoding GNAT family N-acetyltransferase — MSPAVSYRLATADDALCIGALGTQVWLDTYATEGIRPALANVVLEHFSPHAVSVTLSQADVSVVVAERAGHLVGFAQIRLGVDHPHTNAEASAELERLYVQERFTGQGIGGALLTQSEDLACERGARVLWLTAWVRNTRALAFYPRQGYEDTGSTFYCFNNEHFENRLFSKRLAD, encoded by the coding sequence ATGAGTCCAGCCGTGAGCTATCGCCTCGCCACTGCAGATGATGCGCTGTGCATCGGCGCGCTCGGGACGCAGGTGTGGCTGGATACCTACGCCACGGAGGGCATCCGCCCAGCGTTGGCGAACGTGGTGCTTGAGCATTTCAGCCCTCACGCGGTGTCGGTGACCCTCTCCCAGGCAGACGTTAGCGTGGTAGTGGCTGAACGCGCAGGCCATTTAGTGGGGTTCGCGCAGATACGCCTGGGCGTTGACCACCCGCACACCAACGCCGAGGCCAGTGCAGAACTGGAGCGTCTTTACGTACAGGAGCGCTTTACAGGACAAGGCATCGGCGGAGCGTTGCTCACACAATCAGAAGACCTGGCATGCGAGCGTGGGGCACGCGTTTTGTGGCTGACCGCGTGGGTGCGCAACACTCGCGCGCTAGCCTTTTACCCACGTCAGGGTTACGAAGATACAGGCAGCACGTTCTATTGCTTCAACAATGAGCACTTTGAAAACCGGCTATTCAGCAAACGCCTTGCCGACTGA
- a CDS encoding CBS domain-containing protein yields the protein MKTVAELLKLKAHHHGEVHTVTPEHMVIDALKLMADKNIGAVPVVKDGRVVGILSERDYARKLVLKGLSSIGTPVSDIMTREVRTVDPQHTLDTCMGIMTDLRLRHLPVVEEGKLVGLLSIGDLVKEAIAEQAELIKTMEQYIRGEIS from the coding sequence ATGAAGACCGTAGCCGAACTACTGAAGCTCAAAGCCCATCATCACGGGGAAGTCCACACTGTCACGCCTGAGCACATGGTGATCGACGCGCTCAAGTTGATGGCCGACAAGAACATCGGTGCCGTGCCCGTGGTCAAGGATGGGCGCGTGGTCGGCATCCTCAGCGAACGCGATTACGCGCGCAAACTGGTGCTCAAGGGGCTTTCATCCATTGGCACGCCGGTCAGCGACATCATGACGCGCGAGGTCAGAACCGTTGACCCGCAGCACACGCTGGACACGTGCATGGGCATCATGACCGACCTGCGCCTGCGCCATTTACCCGTGGTCGAGGAAGGCAAATTGGTGGGTTTGCTGTCCATCGGCGATCTGGTCAAAGAGGCGATTGCCGAGCAAGCCGAGTTGATCAAGACCATGGAGCAGTACATACGCGGTGAGATTTCCTGA